The stretch of DNA GCTGAGCGCAGGCGGGACGcggaggggcaggcaggcagctgcggGGCTCCCAGCCATGCAGGGCATCGCGCTCgggcctcaacgaccaccacGACGTGCACTGGTGCCAGCGGGACGTGCTCAGGGTGAGATGCGGATGGGGCCAGGTAAAGCTTTGGAGTTGAGTCACACTGCTCAGACCCACTGGAGGGGAGGTCACTGCAAGAGCTGCAAGTCAGCAGAAAAGCCTCACACGCAGCAGCAAAGTCCATGTtgggggcaggggatggggagaaggtACGGTCTGCAGTAACTTTCCACTagccagagctgggagcagcaccagccaccCGCGCTCGGCTCAGCACTGTCACCccttgcacagcagcaccccacAGATACAAAGTAAAAGCAGGCCACCTGTACCCACACCGGGCTGGGGGTACAGATGAGGGCAAGCGCTTGAGCCATCTCTTGCCTGGTTTACTGGCAAGACCCTCCTCACACTGTGCTTTTGCCGTTTTGCCTTTAATTCACCTTTCAGATGGGAGAAGCACGGGCAGAGGACAGGGGATCCAATCCTGCCAGCTGGGAGGATACTCACAAAAGCATGTAAACAGCATCCCCAATTTTTGTATGCTGCCCTGAGCCTTCTCAGAGATCTCCTGCATTTTACGATGCCTCCCAGGGGAGGTTCCCCCACCCATGGACCCACCAGGCTGTGAGCACAGGGGTCATCACTGCACGGTCCCCACACAAAGCTGAACTTGGAGCACCAGTAACGCCCAGcccaggttttgttttgacCAGAGAGGTCAAGCAGGAGGAACCAAGGAAGGACAGTGAGCAGTTGTCTCGGCCACAAGGAACTGGTGACGATCAaggctgatttaaaaaaatcctaaaaaaaagggcattaaaaaaatcctgcgGTTTGTTAGCAAAAATTGTTCAAGGCACAACCTGGAGGGCAGTGACTGGATCTGAGCATCGAATGCCCGTCTCCCCCTCTCACCCTGGCAGCAGCAACTGCTCCTCGCTTCAGcggctgctcctgcctctgcccagcaccGAGCGAGGGGCAGAGGAAAGGCACTtcttcatttctgaaagaacagaCACATTTTTATCCTGGTGCCGAggtcccagctctgcaccaAGGGCCACTGTGCGGCCCTGGTGGCACCACAATGATCCAGCTGGCCTGTCCagaggccgtggtgggcttcCCGCAGCTATGCTCAGCAGGGAATGAAGGGCCCGCTGCCCCTCCCTTCTAGCTCTAGCATCCCATCTAGGGATGCTCCCAGCAGCTTCAAGGGGACAAGGACCAGGCTCAAAGTACTTCTGATTAGTAAAAAACATTCTGACCCAGGCAGGGAAATCCCACAGTCAGAGCACTGGAAATGCCAAGTAATTGATCTGTGTCATAGGGAATCAATCAATTATTGCTCACTCTTAATACAAGTTATTTCTAGGGAGTAGGAGTAgtgttaattctttttttccagcgACTGGTAGTACTCAGTTAAGACTTTCCAAGCTTTGGGGGCCATGAAGCCATCTGGTGGGTTTTCACCTTCACGAGCAAGCTTCCTCATGCGTGTTCCTGAGATGAAGTCAAAATCGTTGTGCCTGCACAAAACAGAGACAGGGGTGAAATCAGCACAACTGCCCTGAGCAGCTCTGAGACCCCCAGCGCAGCTCTTCTGCCGTGCCAAGTGCATGGTCAGAAACCTcctggcaccagcagcacccgTCTGCAGCTTCACACCTCACACCCAGCTTCACGGGTTTACAGTTGGCAGCAATGGGGTTCTTCTTTCCAGTGGAGCTGGAGGTGAACATAACACGCTTCTCCAGCTGCAAAAGGCTGTATTTCTACTGCCACTTAGTTCCTAAACTGTGTTTCTTATCCTCCCTGGTGTCTAAAAATGCACATCTTTAGTTTCATGTGACCCATCCTTGAGGTGACGTCAGCTCTCAGAGGGGAAAGTGGGTGGTTTTCACAGGTTCTTTGGCCATTCCTCTCCTTAAGAGGAGCACCAActgcttttccctctcctctggaAAGCTACAAGAGGGATGCAATCACAAACCACGTGCACTGCGTaggctgaagaaacagtgaCGCTGCTGCCTGCATTACCTGTTTGGGTCATAAAAATCCATGGCCCTTTTCAGTTTATTGTAAGCAGCCACCCGGAAGGGGACaatttccactgaagtcaggcCCGGCGCCATGCTGAGGACCTTCCCTCCCTGCGTGGGCTCATAGAGGTCCTTCTTGGTCTCAGGATGAGGCATGCCCGCAGGGTCGCGCCCCACAATGTAGAAATTGGCCCCAGCAATCATGCGAGCTCTGCAGTGCCACTGCACCTACGAAGGAGAGGCACAAGGAGCGTGGGCTGAGGGCTGAGCAGCAACCGAGCCGTCCGCTCCAACCTGCAAAAGAGATCCTGGCAATCCAcatgcaggaaggaaggaaggaaggaaggaaggaaggaaggaaggaaggagctgtgtcagcagccttgctgcagtTTCTCATAGCAATCAGACTGCCCAGAATCACCTTCCCTGCTTGGACCTGATGCAACGTCACAGTTCTCCTAAGGACATGTATTTCAAGGGAAACACTGCGGATGGGAACTGGTCCTGTTCCAATCTGGCAGCAAGTGGAGGTAGCGGTTTGCTTTTTGAACATGTGAAGACAGTGCCCACCAGCTGTTGAGTCCGACGCAGGCAACGGCTGCCCAAGCATCCCTCTCCTTCGAGGGAAGTTGAGCGCCTACCACTTTCATCCCACTAATTTAGGGCCAGAAGGGAAACCACTGGCAGCAAACAAATGAACAACCCTGCCCAAGAGAGAAAAAGGTCACAGCAGTGAAGTCTGTTTCTAGCCCCGTTCTCTCCAGGTCTCCACACAGCTTTTGAAAGCACTGGAGCCCATGGAGGCAAGCTCTGCAGGGAGACGGCTGCCCCAACAACCTGCAGGCAATCCATGGAGGGAGCTAACAGTGAGGCAATGGCCACTGACTCCCTTCCCTGTGTCTTTCTGGAGCTGCATGGGCAGGgcgggctggcagcaggcagccccacGGCCAGGCTTCACGCCTCGCTGCAGTAAGCAGCCGATGGCTACGTTACCTCTGTGGGGCCAGCGTAGAGCatgggagaagggaagatgGCAACGATGGTCGACTTGGGGTCCAGGACTTGCTCCTCCAGTACTGCTGCATGCTGCTTCATCCGCCACTCCAGTGGGACATCGTCATCTTTGGTCCATCCTCCCAGAGGGTGCAGGAGAAGCACAGGGTTTTTGTAACCCCTCTCCAAAAGCTGGCACCTCGTGTCCTGCATGAGCAGCGCGTGCCCGTTGTGGACAGGGTTGCGCAGCTGAAATGCGAAGACAGCATCTAAAAGGGAAAGATTCAGAGGGTCACAGGCTTGTGCTGACCATCAGACCCTGCAGCTTCATTTACACACTATACATTTTGACACGGTCATAAGCTACATACGTCATAAGATGTGCGTCCTATCTTCACGTGAGTGAGGCCTTAAATACCTCAGATGAGTGTTTTATACATGTACAGTGCCTCTTCATCGCTCTGccaagtttattttcattgcacATGCTTCCCTCGGGGTCCATTTCAGCCCTATCAGCTCTCCTACAATGTTTTTACATACCACTGGGCACCTCCACCGAATTCTTAAGTGACCTGCCACCTCTCCAAGCTCAATGGCACCTTCAGGAAGGCCAACACTCTCTCCCCAAAGTGAGGGTGTGTCTGACACCTGCCAGCCTTCTGGGGCAGACATCTGGGAGAAGACACCTGAGTTGTCCCCCAGGCGTGAAGGCCAAGCACATCAGCGCAGGGCTTTAAATGCCCAAAGTGCGGAAAGGGGGGCTCCGACTGGCCAGGGAGGACACGAGCAGGATGTTACTGCTTTCCAGTCCCATGCTCAGAGAGGCTTATTGAGAACGCGGCCCGTCACAAGCACCATCCTCCACCAAGGAGACCCTGCACCACTTTTTGTGCTGTGCCCTGCATCCCTCTTACTGCTCACCCACTGGAGCAGTTCCATTTTGCAGCATACAGAAGCTATTTGGCAAGTGCAGTGAGCTTGAGAGCAAGTGATCACAGATCACACAAATCTCCCTGCGACAGGCAGGGCAAGAAGAGCCACGTCACCTGTGCTAACCCAGGGTACTCACCAGCATTCATTTCTCTAAACTTCTGCTTGAGAGCAAGTGGTGTCAGGCGGTACTGGTCCAGCCCATCATTCCATTTGATCTTCTCCAGCACGAGGAGGTCTCCACCAACCAGCCAGTCTCCACTCTCCATCACCATCTGTAAGTTACCCCACATGCATTATGCAGGGGACAGCAAAATAcatcctcttccctttcccagtcTCCTTTGAAAAATGGTAGGCTTGACTCTGCTTGTAGGGTTATCTTCCCTTCTCATTCAGCACATTGTAGGCAGAAAACATTCTTATGTACAGTGACCACGTGAACTGAATGCCatgagcagcacagccccataAAGCCAGGCATCAGCCACCGAATCCCCACCACTGCACCCAGCCGGGTGCTGGACCTCAGGTAGCCGGGGGTCTACAGGTTATGGCACAAGACCTTCCACCACCTCACTCTTTGCTCCTTCCTCCTGGAAATATGCAGGAGGAATAAGCCTGCTGCAAGGTAAGCAACTGCTGTTGAATAATTAAAAGAGGTATTTTAAGATAGGGGAAAAGAATTAACACAGCTTTAGCCTTTTTAAGCAAACAGCTCAAGTCACTTGGTGTAACCTGGAGCTCTCCCTTTCTAGAGTAAGCGGGAAGGGATAAGCCATAAAGATATAACACCCTTGTGGCTGCCTGCAGGAAACAGCCAAATCGAGGAGTAAAATGGAGCTAAAAGGAGCACAAATTAGCAATCTGCAGCATTAGTGTTTGGCAGCATCACTGAGATCATCATACCCCAAGGGCAGGAAAAGTTTGGGGGCTAAGCTGGTGACACACTAAAAATGTTTGGATGTAGGCACACTGGTGAAGGTATCTGAATGAAAGAAGCAGCTCTTCAGCAGCAAACTCATTTTCCCTTTCAGCTTGTGCTTGTTATCTGATGTTCTTGTTAAGCAGCAATCACAGCGTTAACTTGTAAGCCTAAAAATTCAGTCCTGCCTGCTTGGGACATGATGGTTCCCAGAAAGTTCAGCTTGGAGAGCAGATAGAAGACCCATGGCCCTCGAAACCTTGGAAAAGTTCAGTTCTCCAGCCCTTGCTTGCATTTCCCATCCTGGCcaggtttcccagagcagcGAGGGAACAAACCTACCTTGACGTGCGGGTGCTTCACACATGTGGTGCCCCAGACGCGAGCGCAGCGCTCCTCCTTCCTGTGCTCGAAGTACTCGGGGTTCTTCAGGACGGCCACCCTCTGCCCTGCATAGCTGAGGGCCAGCGCCTCGCAGCCCTCCAGCCGCTCCTTGTCCTCTGTGGAGATGGGCAGCACGATGGGGATGCTCAGGTTGACGACGCCATCTGGCAAGAGATGGGGAGGATTTCAACATGACTCCAGCCCCGGGCACTGGTCTTGGGCACCGAGTAAACCGGGTTTTCAGAGGCACACATTCTGCCTTCGGAGAGCCAAATTCTCCAGTATAGACTGGGGATTCACCATTGGTCATGTAAATTTATTCATTgccccatttttttctgcaccGCTAATAAATAGCAATGTTAGTGGAATACAA from Falco biarmicus isolate bFalBia1 chromosome 9, bFalBia1.pri, whole genome shotgun sequence encodes:
- the PAPSS2 gene encoding bifunctional 3'-phosphoadenosine 5'-phosphosulfate synthase 2 isoform X4; this encodes MSSRQQTGSTNVVYQAHHVSRSKRGQVVGTRGGFRGCTVWLTGLSGAGKTTIGFALEEYLVSHGIPCYSLDGDNVRHGLNKNLGFSAGDREENIRRIAEVAKLFADAGLVCITSFISPFTKDRQNARKIHEAAGLPFFEIFVDAPLNVCESRDVKGLYKKARAGEIKGFTGIDSEYEKPESPELVLKTNVASVSECIQQVVELLQTQNIVPHSSIKDVLELFVPENKLSSVRAEAEMLPSVEITKLDLQWVQVLSEGWATPLTGFMREAEYLQVIHFGTLLNDGVVNLSIPIVLPISTEDKERLEGCEALALSYAGQRVAVLKNPEYFEHRKEERCARVWGTTCVKHPHVKMVMESGDWLVGGDLLVLEKIKWNDGLDQYRLTPLALKQKFREMNADAVFAFQLRNPVHNGHALLMQDTRCQLLERGYKNPVLLLHPLGGWTKDDDVPLEWRMKQHAAVLEEQVLDPKSTIVAIFPSPMLYAGPTEVQWHCRARMIAGANFYIVGRDPAGMPHPETKKDLYEPTQGGKVLSMAPGLTSVEIVPFRVAAYNKLKRAMDFYDPNRHNDFDFISGTRMRKLAREGENPPDGFMAPKAWKVLTEYYQSLEKKN
- the PAPSS2 gene encoding bifunctional 3'-phosphoadenosine 5'-phosphosulfate synthase 2 isoform X1; this translates as MVLQNLAVEKTFISSDPPETFPLDASVGSVILTINKGSTNVVYQAHHVSRSKRGQVVGTRGGFRGCTVWLTGLSGAGKTTIGFALEEYLVSHGIPCYSLDGDNVRHGLNKNLGFSAGDREENIRRIAEVAKLFADAGLVCITSFISPFTKDRQNARKIHEAAGLPFFEIFVDAPLNVCESRDVKGLYKKARAGEIKGFTGIDSEYEKPESPELVLKTNVASVSECIQQVVELLQTQNIVPHSSIKDVLELFVPENKLSSVRAEAEMLPSVEITKLDLQWVQVLSEGWATPLTGFMREAEYLQVIHFGTLLNDGVVNLSIPIVLPISTEDKERLEGCEALALSYAGQRVAVLKNPEYFEHRKEERCARVWGTTCVKHPHVKMVMESGDWLVGGDLLVLEKIKWNDGLDQYRLTPLALKQKFREMNADAVFAFQLRNPVHNGHALLMQDTRCQLLERGYKNPVLLLHPLGGWTKDDDVPLEWRMKQHAAVLEEQVLDPKSTIVAIFPSPMLYAGPTEVQWHCRARMIAGANFYIVGRDPAGMPHPETKKDLYEPTQGGKVLSMAPGLTSVEIVPFRVAAYNKLKRAMDFYDPNRHNDFDFISGTRMRKLAREGENPPDGFMAPKAWKVLTEYYQSLEKKN
- the PAPSS2 gene encoding bifunctional 3'-phosphoadenosine 5'-phosphosulfate synthase 2 isoform X3 → MQRAPRPIPHSCDKNVSLGSVWESSLLFIGRTRGGRGRCSGSYRQQHPFKLPLLTGTYHGPARGLSGAGKTTIGFALEEYLVSHGIPCYSLDGDNVRHGLNKNLGFSAGDREENIRRIAEVAKLFADAGLVCITSFISPFTKDRQNARKIHEAAGLPFFEIFVDAPLNVCESRDVKGLYKKARAGEIKGFTGIDSEYEKPESPELVLKTNVASVSECIQQVVELLQTQNIVPHSSIKDVLELFVPENKLSSVRAEAEMLPSVEITKLDLQWVQVLSEGWATPLTGFMREAEYLQVIHFGTLLNDGVVNLSIPIVLPISTEDKERLEGCEALALSYAGQRVAVLKNPEYFEHRKEERCARVWGTTCVKHPHVKMVMESGDWLVGGDLLVLEKIKWNDGLDQYRLTPLALKQKFREMNADAVFAFQLRNPVHNGHALLMQDTRCQLLERGYKNPVLLLHPLGGWTKDDDVPLEWRMKQHAAVLEEQVLDPKSTIVAIFPSPMLYAGPTEVQWHCRARMIAGANFYIVGRDPAGMPHPETKKDLYEPTQGGKVLSMAPGLTSVEIVPFRVAAYNKLKRAMDFYDPNRHNDFDFISGTRMRKLAREGENPPDGFMAPKAWKVLTEYYQSLEKKN
- the PAPSS2 gene encoding bifunctional 3'-phosphoadenosine 5'-phosphosulfate synthase 2 isoform X2, coding for MVLQNLAVEKTFISSDPPETFPLDASVGSGSTNVVYQAHHVSRSKRGQVVGTRGGFRGCTVWLTGLSGAGKTTIGFALEEYLVSHGIPCYSLDGDNVRHGLNKNLGFSAGDREENIRRIAEVAKLFADAGLVCITSFISPFTKDRQNARKIHEAAGLPFFEIFVDAPLNVCESRDVKGLYKKARAGEIKGFTGIDSEYEKPESPELVLKTNVASVSECIQQVVELLQTQNIVPHSSIKDVLELFVPENKLSSVRAEAEMLPSVEITKLDLQWVQVLSEGWATPLTGFMREAEYLQVIHFGTLLNDGVVNLSIPIVLPISTEDKERLEGCEALALSYAGQRVAVLKNPEYFEHRKEERCARVWGTTCVKHPHVKMVMESGDWLVGGDLLVLEKIKWNDGLDQYRLTPLALKQKFREMNADAVFAFQLRNPVHNGHALLMQDTRCQLLERGYKNPVLLLHPLGGWTKDDDVPLEWRMKQHAAVLEEQVLDPKSTIVAIFPSPMLYAGPTEVQWHCRARMIAGANFYIVGRDPAGMPHPETKKDLYEPTQGGKVLSMAPGLTSVEIVPFRVAAYNKLKRAMDFYDPNRHNDFDFISGTRMRKLAREGENPPDGFMAPKAWKVLTEYYQSLEKKN